The Streptomyces aurantiacus genome includes a region encoding these proteins:
- a CDS encoding fumarylacetoacetate hydrolase family protein has product MSTNVLRTADGWWAVLDDRAIPVDTKAVTTAELLADRNAVREAATSGEPGTPVADLVALSPVTTPCRVVAQMVNYRSHARDSGFTGEIPPTFFRKASGSVSGAHDTVVRPGHVKFLDYEVELGLVMGATLPVGAVVTEQDLPSYVAGLVVTNDVSARDVQLTKTQFYESKSYPTFTPTGPYLSLLEPDDFAHLLDLRLKLSVNGDLRQDRTLADMIVRPAQALTLLARFQTLDPGDLLLTGTPGGTALKAPPKAIEKIGALLPPAAKWKAFFKSQARNPHYLHAGDVVTATIATPDGRIDLGEQRTPVTDAT; this is encoded by the coding sequence ATGAGTACCAACGTCCTGCGCACAGCCGACGGCTGGTGGGCCGTCCTCGACGACCGCGCCATCCCCGTCGACACCAAGGCCGTCACCACCGCCGAACTGCTCGCCGACCGCAACGCCGTACGCGAGGCCGCGACCTCGGGCGAGCCGGGCACACCCGTCGCCGACCTGGTCGCGCTCTCCCCGGTCACCACGCCCTGCCGGGTGGTCGCCCAGATGGTCAACTACCGCAGCCACGCCCGCGATTCGGGATTCACCGGCGAGATCCCGCCCACCTTCTTCCGCAAGGCGTCCGGCTCGGTCAGCGGCGCGCACGACACGGTCGTCCGGCCGGGCCACGTGAAGTTCCTCGACTACGAGGTCGAGCTCGGCCTGGTCATGGGCGCGACCCTGCCCGTAGGCGCCGTTGTCACCGAGCAGGACCTGCCCTCGTACGTCGCCGGGCTCGTCGTCACCAACGACGTCAGCGCCCGCGACGTACAGCTGACCAAGACCCAGTTCTACGAGAGCAAGTCGTATCCGACCTTCACTCCGACCGGCCCGTACCTCTCCCTGCTGGAGCCGGATGACTTCGCCCACCTCCTCGACCTGAGGCTGAAGCTGTCCGTCAACGGCGACCTGCGTCAGGACCGCACCCTCGCCGACATGATCGTCCGCCCGGCACAGGCGCTGACCCTGCTGGCCCGCTTCCAGACCCTCGACCCCGGCGACCTGCTGCTGACCGGCACCCCCGGCGGCACCGCACTGAAGGCCCCGCCCAAGGCCATCGAGAAGATCGGCGCGCTGCTGCCGCCCGCCGCGAAGTGGAAGGCGTTCTTCAAGAGCCAGGCCCGCAACCCGCACTACCTGCACGCCGGCGACGTCGTGACCGCCACCATCGCCACGCCGGACGGGCGCATCGATCTCGGTGAGCAGCGCACCCCCGTGACCGACGCGACATGA
- a CDS encoding bifunctional 3-(3-hydroxy-phenyl)propionate/3-hydroxycinnamic acid hydroxylase MhpA gives MTVDQAAGPREAVPGPEHVPVVIVGAGPVGVTAALLLAQRGVRTVVLERHHDLYPLPRAVATDDEVRRILQAAGVEEEFAAIARPARGLRLLDARHRVMADFPRAAQGAHGFPQTSMFDQPELERVLRDALARAPESELRGGVEVVGVEQDGDGPVRVTYRDNEGEHLVRADAVLGCDGAGSATRDAIGAAWEDLHFEERWTVIDVRTSLPVRCWEGVEQICDPQRPATFMRIGEDRYRWEFRLQDDSEPDHERVRELVAPWVDLVPGAGFELVRQAQYTFRARIADRWRRGRVFLLGDAAHLTPPFIGQGLCSGLRDAYNLTWKLARVLQQGADERMLETYESERKPHARHVIRLAVATGWAMTGGQDGAAAIRRGALSAAVRIPGLTTAVANGLSPALTAGPLVRRRLRLGGRGLAGGLCPQPWVSVDGRRARLDEILGDSFAVLTAVPLAPSLKAVADGLGARVLSAADLGDDGRLTDWLREGRADAVLLRPDRVVMDVVPSGGRDFTGTADWASLLHTTRSPFPSQRIVEKALLRSTTR, from the coding sequence ATGACCGTCGACCAAGCCGCCGGACCACGGGAGGCCGTGCCCGGGCCGGAACACGTACCCGTGGTGATTGTCGGAGCCGGGCCCGTGGGCGTGACCGCCGCCCTCCTACTCGCCCAGCGGGGTGTGAGGACCGTCGTCCTCGAACGTCACCACGACCTCTACCCCCTTCCACGTGCCGTCGCCACCGACGACGAGGTCCGCCGCATCCTCCAGGCGGCAGGAGTCGAAGAGGAGTTCGCCGCGATCGCCCGCCCGGCACGGGGGCTGCGGCTGCTGGACGCCCGGCACCGCGTGATGGCCGACTTCCCGCGGGCCGCTCAGGGAGCGCACGGCTTCCCGCAGACCAGCATGTTCGACCAACCCGAACTGGAACGGGTGCTGCGCGACGCCCTGGCCCGCGCCCCGGAGTCCGAGCTGCGCGGCGGCGTTGAGGTCGTCGGCGTCGAACAGGACGGCGACGGTCCGGTCCGGGTGACCTACCGCGACAACGAGGGCGAACACCTGGTGCGGGCGGACGCCGTCCTCGGCTGCGACGGCGCAGGCAGCGCTACCCGCGACGCCATCGGCGCCGCCTGGGAGGACCTGCACTTCGAGGAACGCTGGACGGTCATCGACGTGCGCACCAGCCTCCCGGTCCGCTGCTGGGAAGGTGTCGAACAGATCTGTGATCCGCAGCGGCCGGCGACGTTCATGCGCATCGGCGAGGACCGCTACCGCTGGGAGTTCCGCCTCCAGGACGACTCGGAACCGGATCACGAGCGAGTGAGGGAGCTGGTCGCTCCGTGGGTGGATCTCGTGCCCGGCGCCGGCTTCGAGCTGGTGCGGCAGGCGCAGTACACCTTCCGGGCCCGCATCGCCGACCGCTGGCGTCGGGGGCGCGTCTTCCTCCTCGGCGACGCCGCGCACCTCACCCCGCCGTTCATCGGCCAGGGGCTGTGCTCGGGCCTGCGCGATGCCTACAACCTGACCTGGAAGCTCGCGCGTGTCCTCCAACAGGGTGCGGACGAGCGCATGTTGGAGACGTACGAAAGCGAACGCAAGCCGCACGCCCGCCATGTGATCCGGCTCGCGGTCGCAACGGGCTGGGCCATGACCGGTGGCCAGGACGGCGCCGCGGCCATCCGCCGCGGTGCCCTGAGCGCGGCCGTTCGTATCCCCGGCCTGACCACTGCGGTTGCCAATGGCCTCAGCCCGGCACTGACCGCCGGGCCGCTCGTACGACGCCGTCTGCGCCTCGGCGGACGCGGTCTCGCAGGCGGCTTGTGCCCGCAGCCCTGGGTGAGCGTCGACGGACGGCGCGCCCGCCTCGACGAGATACTCGGCGACTCCTTCGCCGTACTGACCGCCGTACCGCTCGCCCCCTCGCTGAAGGCGGTCGCCGACGGCCTTGGTGCCCGGGTTCTCTCCGCGGCCGACCTCGGCGACGACGGCCGTCTCACCGACTGGCTGCGCGAGGGGCGGGCGGACGCCGTGCTGCTGCGGCCGGATCGCGTCGTGATGGACGTCGTCCCGTCCGGCGGTCGCGACTTCACGGGTACGGCCGACTGGGCATCCCTGCTGCACACCACACGAAGCCCCTTTCCTTCCCAACGGATTGTTGAGAAGGCCCTGTTGAGGAGCACGACGCGATGA